The Ptiloglossa arizonensis isolate GNS036 chromosome 13, iyPtiAriz1_principal, whole genome shotgun sequence genome window below encodes:
- the LOC143153658 gene encoding uncharacterized protein LOC143153658: protein MSQICPSSSHQLVAASIAFQRARRKFPKNYGLFVHPEDTTNCDKMESVMADEPSNHEREYSPRSSRKCSTREKPSRAEGSRAARSDEREESGSIKENLLEKPIICSCCRKRNEAARANEPTNVFKTRDRCSAGDTLDVVPSKEYNGIAKKGDLSKSEERQLENCDAKMMKSFITESGNSGRCRASVFHSRRRSPRETSAKLDSVNLLYDRGHDQADNVKGSVSSEKRNCHPRDHGRHVVAKDCKWDRRNSRSKVNVLGSRKDDTSTTVQRGCDFHCEKHSTVDLLRRDHYRIQNRHRCCHSRDCSHRCKCCEEYHSCSSKERLRLASDTCLCSSNTGNRKVCCDKGQVAYESLCRHVCCTKDTGKISTVQEQNDEEYDDCVATIDHKDSLCILVEKYKASKKCKHTKFNGETEFSDERTKDECDKSFGSEISCQMEETVDARQREKYFDARTTNGKACRGDCNRLKNLRSRLGKTGTCCSAKGTPWRHSF, encoded by the exons ATGTCCCAGATTTGCCCGTCCTCGTCTCATCAGCTCGTCGCTGCCTCGATCGCTTTCCAACGCGCTCGGCGCAAGTTCCCCAAAAATTATGGTCTTTTCGTTCATCCGGAGGACACGACGAACTGCGATAAG ATGGAAAGCGTGATGGCGGACGAACCATCGAACCACGAGCGAGAGTATTCGCCGCGTTCGTCGAGGAAATGCTCGACGAGGGAAAAGCCGAGTCGCGCGGAGGGCAGCAGAGCAGCCCGGAGCGACGAGCGCGAGGAAAGTGGCTCGATCAAGGAGAACTTGCTCGAAAAACCAATAATCTGCAGTTGCTGTCGTAAACGCAACGAGGCTGCAAGAGCCAACGAACCGACGAACGTTTTCAAGACAAGAGATAGATGCAGCGCGGGGGACACGCTCGACGTCGTTCCGAGCAAAGAATACAATGGGATCGCGAAGAAAGGCGATCTTTCCAAATCGGAGGAGCGCCAACTAGAGAA TTGCGACGCAAAAATGATGAAAAGTTTCATAACGGAGTCCGGGAATTCTGGCCGTTGCCGTGCTTCGGTTTTCCATTCACGAAGACGAAGTCCGAGGGAAACTTCGGCCAAATTGGATTCCGTTAATCTTCTATACGACAGAGGCCACGATCAAGCGGATAACGTTAAAGGCAGCGTCtcgtccgagaaacgga ACTGCCACCCGCGAGACCACGGTCGCCACGTCGTCGCCAAGGACTGCAAATGGGATCGTCGAAATTCGCGATCGAAGGTGAACGTTCTCGGCTCGCGAAAGGACGACACGTCGACGACCGTGCAACGCGGTTGCGATTTTCATTGCGAGAAACACTCCACCGTCGATTTGCTTCGCCGAGATCATTATCGTATCCAGAATCGTCATCGTTGCTGCCATTCGCGCGACTGCTCTCATCGATGCAAATGTTGCGAGGAATACCACAG TTGCTCGTCGAAGGAGAGATTGCGTCTCGCGTCCGACACTTGTCTCTGTTCATCGAACACCGGAAATCGGAAGGTTTGCTGCGACAAAGGTCAAGTCGCGTACGAGTCGCTCTGCCGCCATGTTTGCTGCACGAAAGATACGGGGAAGATATCGACCGTACAGGAGCAAAACGACGAGGAGTACGACGATTGCGTGGCCACGATCGATCACAAGGATTCCTTGTGCATCCTGGTGGAGAAGTACAAGGCCAGCAAGAAGTGCAAACACACGAAATTCAACGGCGAGACAGAGTTCTCGGACGAGCGTACCAAAGACGAGTGCGATAAATCGTTCGGCTCGGAAATCAGCTGCCAAATGGAGGAAACCGTCGACGCCCGGCAACGAGAGAAATATTTCGACGCTCGTACAACCAACGGGAAAGCGTGCAGGGGCGATTgcaatcgtttgaaaaatttgagaTCGCGTTTGGGGAAAACCGGCACTTGTTGTTCGGCGAAAGGCACACCATGGAGACACTCGTTTTAA
- the LOC143154132 gene encoding uncharacterized protein LOC143154132: MDITLEKYNAKHIYKVPEGLRELCTDISREVLRSQPANLYAFIAEYVDTLLITRENTKIAVKVVNNILLGSQAILSILYRTGFSLAQIAVAAPRIQKAFREYLNAIDFQPTYSCNGDPIDACDETSMMSIRSILEATGATFEIAQRAAVVIQAAFRGHFERMSLNETRGKIQWQKAVTKTLDILRQAGASQAEISTAAKYIKFAYQGYYTRRNQKIDGRKIFNYAKHDLSMFSAETEKELKKDSRILETVEAIQAVAWMEMMYNDSGLTMDKANEAATIIQKAYKNYRTKKNTYDVHRLESSKSLIVNAVIENLHHKVFERVTLRENIPGYGTREELIVASSKVQIAFKEHLRKTRIAKEGYLETAQVAGIDTEEQYDEDEETEEIDTATRSPDPEHRQMDSEAKSDTEYTERLTETEMDDEQQEPQSAAETEYPTELESVDEGKSKETKVTVEEHKYEHGYEHEHEHEHEHEHEHEHEHEHEHEHESAEEEPNVAQETGTADDAGE; the protein is encoded by the exons ATGGATATTACGCTCGAAAAGTACAACGCCAAGCATATATACAAGGTACCGGAAGGGTTGCGAGAACTCTGCACCGACATTTCACGCGAG GTTCTCCGATCGCAACCCGCAAACTTGTACGCATTCATCGCCGAATACGTGGACACGCTTTTGATCACGCGTGAGAACACGAAAA TTGCGGTTAAAGTCGTAAACAACATTTTACTCGGAAGTCAGGCCATTCTGTCCATACTTTACAGAACCGGTTTCAGTTTGGCGCAGATCGCTGTCGCGGCTCCACGGATTCAA AAAGCGTTTCGGGAGTACTTGAACGCGATCGATTTTCAACCGACGTACTCGTGCAATG GCGACCCAATCGACGCCTGCGACGAAACATCCATGATGTCGATACGAAGCATCTTAGAAGCGACAGGAGCAACGTTCGAGATCGCTCAACGCGCTGCCGTGGTGATACAA GCTGCGTTTCGTGGTCACTTCGAGAGGATGTCCCTGAACGAAACCAGAGGGAAGATTCAATGGCAAAAGGCGGTGACGAAGACGTTGGACATCCTGAGGCAAGCTGGTGCATCGCAAGCGGAGATTTCAACAGCTGCGAAATACATAAAA TTCGCCTATCAGGGTTACTACACCAGAAGAAATCAGAAGATAGACGGTCGtaagatttttaattacgcTAA ACACGATCTCTCGATGTTCTCAGCGGAAACGGAAAAGGAACTTAAGAAGGATTCGCGTATACTGGAGACCGTGGAGGCCATTCAAGCGGTTGCTTGGATGGAGATGATGTACAACGATTCTGGATTGACAATGGATAAGGCCAATGAAGCTGCAACGATTATTCAA AAAGCCTACAAAAATTATCGCACGAAGAAAAACACTTACGACGTGCATCGGTTGGAATCTTCGAAGTCGTTGATAGTGAATGCTGTTATCGAGAATTTGCAtcacaaagttttcgaaagagtAACATTGCGCGAGAACATCCCCGGTTATGGCACTCGAGAGGAGTTGATAGTAGCCAGCTCGAAAGTTCAGATCGCTTTCAAGGAACACTTGAGGAAGACGCGTATTGCGAAAGAAG GTTATTTGGAAACCGCCCAAGTTGCAGGAATCGACACCGAGGAGCAATACGACGAGGACGAAG AGACGGAAGAGATCGATACCGCAACGCGTAGCCCCGATCCGGAGCACCGTCAGATGGATTCGGAAGCGAAGTCTGACACGGAATACACGGAACGGTTGACGGAAACGGAAATGGATGACGAGCAACAAGAACCACAATCGGCGGCCGAAACCGAGTATCCGACGGAATTAGAATCGGTGGACGAGG GGAAgagcaaagaaacgaaagtAACCGTGGAGGAGCACAAGTACGAGCACGGGTACGaacacgagcacgagcacgagcacgaacacgaacacgagcacgaacacgagcacgagcacgagcacgagcacgagtcTGCGGAAGAGGAGCCAAATGTTGCCCAAGAGACCGGTACCGCGGACGATGCCGGCGAATGA